The following proteins are encoded in a genomic region of Nonomuraea muscovyensis:
- a CDS encoding DUF6289 family protein, producing MLRRTLLATTLSAALTLATVTVASAPAQARACKIDHFCDTTYYSDSAHTTAVGGKREDCDGTVQTWGRRTGYLTFTEVPC from the coding sequence ATGCTGCGCCGCACGCTCCTCGCCACCACGCTGAGCGCCGCGCTCACGCTCGCCACCGTCACCGTGGCGAGCGCTCCCGCCCAGGCCCGGGCCTGCAAGATCGACCACTTCTGCGACACCACCTACTACTCCGACTCCGCCCACACCACCGCCGTCGGCGGCAAGCGCGAGGACTGCGACGGCACCGTCCAGACCTGGGGCCGCCGCACCGGGTACCTCACCTTCACCGAGGTGCCCTGCTGA